From a region of the Sminthopsis crassicaudata isolate SCR6 chromosome 6, ASM4859323v1, whole genome shotgun sequence genome:
- the LOC141545561 gene encoding vomeronasal type-1 receptor 4-like, with translation MQSNDDILCILHVFQIVIGIFGNGLLLFLYGFNLVTGQRIRPIDTIFVNLFLSHIILILFRGVPSAIQVCIQTIFLSDTECKIIVYVQRVSRGLSLCNTCLLSVFQAITISSNSHNWAVLKAKAPKYIIPSCVFIWVFNFLVDIVVPLHVTGPRNNTFSHLKKNQGYCSIDWNAITTSNLLMWKTLYDAVFLALMAISSGYMVLILFRHKWQVQYLHSTSVNSMATPETRATKVILLLMIIFVCFYSVSFIFVILMEKSKEGNHCIIHMAVFFTLFYSTVSPFVLISSDSQILNCNIFKRITFLILIL, from the coding sequence ATGCAGTCTAACGATGACATCCtctgcattttacatgtgtttcagATTGTAATTGGAATCTTTGGAAATGGATTACTCCTTTTCTTGTATGGCTTTAATTTAGTcactggtcaaaggataagacCAATAGATACGATTTTTGTTAACTTGTTCCTTTCCCATATTATACTGATTCTTTTCAGGGGAGTTCCTTCTGCAATCCAAGTTTGTATCCAGACAATTTTCCTGAGTGACACTGAATGCAAAATCATTGTTTATGTGCAGAGAGTGTCCCGGGGACTTTCACTTTGCAATACCTGCCTCCTGAGTGTCTTCCAGGCCATCACCATCAGTTCCAACAGCCACAATTGGGCAGTGCTGAAAGCCAAAGCACCAAAGTACATTATTCCATCGTGTGTCTTTATATGGGTATTCAATTTTTTGGTAGATATAGTTGTGCCTCTACATGTGACTGGCCCTAGGAACAACACATTCAGTCACCTTAAGAAGAACCAAGGATACTGTTCAATAGACTGGAATGCCATAACAACCTCCAATCTTCTTATGTGGAAGACACTTTATGATGCAGTGTTTCTGGCACTCATGGCCATTTCCAGTGGGTACATGGTGCTTATTTTATTCAGACACAAATGGCAAGTCCAATACCTCCATAGCACTAGTGTCAACTCTATGGCCACGCCTGAAACCAGAGCCACTAAAGTAATCTTGTTGCTCATGATTATCTTTGTATGCTTTTATTCAGttagtttcatctttgttattttaatggaaaaatctAAAGAAGGAAACCACTGTATTATACATATGGctgtattttttactttattttactcAACAGTAAGTCCTTTTgttttaatcagtagtgattcaCAGATCCTCAATTGtaacattttcaaaagaattacatTTCTCAtcctcattctttaa
- the LOC141547389 gene encoding vomeronasal type-1 receptor 1-like, producing MQSKEDILCILYLLQIIIGVFGNALLLFLNGFNLVTGQRIRPIDAIFINLFISHVVMILFRGVPAAIQFCIHKIFLSDTECKIIVYLQRVSRGLSLCNTCLLSVFQAITISSNSPKWVVLKAKAPKCIIPSCVFIWVFNLLVDTFVPLSVTAVRNDTVNNLKNTLGYCSIDWCAVSISKALIWKTLYDAVFLAFMAISSGYMVLVLFRHHWQIQYLHSTNVNPMATPETRATKVILLLTIIFVFFYSLSSISVIVIAKYKHTSQWIMYLPIFFTLFYSTVSPFVLISSDSQILNCNIFKRIKNSHAHY from the coding sequence ATGCAATCTAAGGAAGATATACTctgcattttatatttgcttcaGATTATAATTGGAGTCTTTGGGAATGCTTTACTCCTTTTCTTGAATGGCTTTAATTTAGTcactggtcaaaggataagacCAATTGAtgcaatttttattaatttgtttatttcccATGTTGTAATGATTCTTTTCAGGGGAGTTCCTGCTGCAATCCAATTTTGTATCCATAAAATTTTCCTGAGTGACACTGAATGCAAAATCATTGTTTATCTGCAGAGAGTGTCCCGTGGACTTTCACTCTGCAATACCTGCCTCCTAAGTGTCTTCCAGGCCATCACCATCAGTTCCAACAGCCCCAAATGGGTAGTGCTGAAAGCCAAAGCACCAAAGTGTATCATTCCATCCTGTGTCTTTATATGGGTATTCAATTTGTTGGTAGATACTTTTGTGCCTCTAAGTGTGACTGCTGTTAGGAATGACACAGTCAATAACCTTAAAAACACCCTAGGATATTGTTCTATAGACTGGTGTGCTGTTTCTATCTCAAAAGCACTTATCTGGAAGACGCTTTATGATGCAGTATTTCTAGCATTCATGGCCATTTCCAGTGGCTACATGGTGCTTGTTTTGTTCAGACACCACTGGCAAATCCAATACCTTCATAGCACTAATGTCAACCCTATGGCCACCCCAGAAACCAGAGCCACTAAAGTAATCTTGTTGCTCACGATTATCTTTGTATTCTTTTATTCACTTAGTTCTATCTCTGTTATTGTAATAGCAAAATATAAACATACAAGCCAATGGATTATGTATTTGcctatattttttactttattttactcAACAGTAAGTCCTTTTgttttaatcagtagtgattcaCAAATCCTCAATTGtaacattttcaaaagaataaaaaattctcATGCTCATTATTAA